One genomic region from Sphingobacteriales bacterium encodes:
- a CDS encoding serine hydrolase — translation MFLKKWFTIILVTFACSIHAQPTYFPPLSGTTWDTLSPNRLGWCQPKIDSLYNYLESTGTDAFIILKDGKIVLEKYFGLFTQDSIHYWASAGKSLTAMMVGIAQQKGLLNINDSVSRYLGVGWTSETRQKEKLITIKSLLTMTGGMDDQPASPCDNLSQLPACLQYKADAGTRWSYHTGAYRKLEDVVSTVTGQNYTAATNTFIGSKIGMNGLWFQSVYYSKPRDMARFGLLALNKGIWHNDTVLRDTAYYRAMTNTSQNFNLSYGYLWWLNGKASAMVPYSQIVFPVKLIRNAPDDLICALGKNDQKIYVVPSQKMVIVRVGGSAYEADAVSTYDTLIWSYINRLSDGCMASTVIENKIAPDLRLFPNPANNFITFRGMMETSTTHYIITNLYGQTISEGDTQNHTLDISALSAGTYILMLQNEGRTATGQFIKL, via the coding sequence ATGTTCCTGAAAAAGTGGTTTACCATCATACTCGTCACATTTGCATGCAGTATCCATGCACAACCGACGTATTTTCCACCTTTGTCCGGAACGACATGGGACACATTGTCGCCGAACCGTCTGGGCTGGTGCCAGCCAAAAATTGATTCCCTCTACAACTACCTTGAAAGTACCGGTACCGATGCTTTCATCATCCTGAAAGACGGCAAAATCGTTTTGGAAAAATATTTCGGCCTCTTCACGCAGGACTCCATTCATTACTGGGCTTCCGCGGGAAAAAGTTTAACGGCGATGATGGTAGGTATCGCACAGCAAAAAGGATTGTTGAACATCAACGACTCCGTTTCCAGATACCTGGGGGTGGGATGGACCAGCGAAACACGCCAGAAAGAAAAACTGATTACCATCAAAAGCCTGCTGACCATGACCGGCGGAATGGACGACCAGCCCGCATCACCCTGCGACAACCTAAGCCAGTTGCCGGCCTGCCTGCAATACAAGGCCGATGCCGGCACCAGATGGTCTTACCATACGGGTGCCTACCGGAAACTGGAAGATGTGGTAAGCACCGTTACCGGACAAAATTATACGGCTGCCACCAATACCTTTATCGGCAGCAAGATTGGTATGAACGGACTATGGTTTCAGAGCGTGTATTACAGTAAACCACGCGACATGGCACGTTTCGGATTATTGGCGCTGAACAAAGGTATCTGGCACAATGATACGGTATTAAGGGACACCGCCTATTACCGGGCGATGACCAACACCTCCCAAAATTTCAATCTATCCTATGGTTATTTGTGGTGGCTGAACGGCAAAGCCTCCGCCATGGTGCCGTATTCCCAAATCGTGTTTCCGGTGAAACTGATCCGTAATGCACCCGATGACCTGATTTGTGCACTGGGCAAAAACGACCAGAAGATTTATGTGGTGCCGAGCCAAAAGATGGTGATTGTGCGCGTGGGCGGTTCGGCTTATGAGGCGGATGCCGTCTCCACCTACGATACCCTCATCTGGAGTTATATCAACAGACTGAGTGATGGCTGCATGGCTTCCACTGTTATAGAAAACAAAATTGCACCTGACCTGAGACTCTTTCCGAACCCCGCCAATAATTTTATCACCTTCAGGGGCATGATGGAAACAAGCACCACTCATTACATCATTACCAACCTATACGGACAAACCATTTCCGAAGGCGATACACAGAACCACACGCTGGACATTTCAGCATTGAGTGCCGGAACCTATATCCTAATGCTGCAAAACGAAGGACGGACGGCCACCGGGCAATTCATTAAACTGTAA
- a CDS encoding DUF4476 domain-containing protein: protein MKKAFTLALSIVISSSMFAAADFYLKLNSNGNYTVSLNNQTQTSASNIFRFNNLAPGNYLLKVQQDGLYGRILYNQPVSLADGYRTAAEMNPNFVLSIIDKMPLIQNAWYQDGLTGYPNHPPYGNGQNQPYPPKPHYPKPKDPKGCNHSCPYHNGYNGNGYGQYYPNYPNPYSGNNGNYYNMKLMDEAGMQSLMQTMKNVSFDDKMYNIAKTALKNRSVKTSQVHQLLQLFSFEKYKLDLAKHLYDKTIDKEDYYTLYNDFDFDSYSSQLDKYINSK, encoded by the coding sequence ATGAAAAAAGCATTTACACTCGCCCTTTCCATTGTCATCAGCAGTTCGATGTTCGCTGCTGCGGATTTTTACCTGAAATTAAATTCCAATGGAAATTACACGGTCAGCCTGAACAACCAGACACAGACCTCAGCCTCCAACATTTTCCGGTTCAACAACCTGGCCCCTGGAAATTATTTACTGAAAGTTCAGCAAGACGGCTTGTACGGACGCATCCTTTACAATCAACCCGTCAGCTTAGCGGATGGCTACCGGACCGCAGCCGAAATGAATCCGAATTTCGTCCTCAGCATCATCGACAAAATGCCGCTGATACAAAATGCATGGTATCAGGATGGCCTGACGGGTTATCCCAACCATCCGCCATATGGCAACGGGCAAAACCAGCCTTATCCCCCAAAGCCGCATTACCCAAAACCAAAAGATCCGAAAGGCTGCAACCACAGCTGTCCGTATCACAATGGCTACAACGGAAATGGCTACGGGCAATATTATCCTAATTATCCCAATCCGTATTCCGGCAATAACGGCAATTACTACAACATGAAACTGATGGACGAAGCCGGTATGCAAAGCCTGATGCAAACCATGAAAAATGTTTCGTTTGATGACAAGATGTACAACATTGCTAAAACGGCGTTAAAAAACAGAAGTGTTAAAACCAGTCAGGTACATCAGTTGCTGCAGTTGTTTTCCTTTGAAAAATACAAGCTGGACTTAGCCAAACATTTGTACGACAAAACCATTGATAAGGAAGACTATTACACGCTCTACAATGATTTTGATTTTGATTCTTACAGTTCACAACTGGATAAGTACATCAATTCAAAATAA
- a CDS encoding LptF/LptG family permease: protein MGAIVRKGGFGMPILIAVLYFVVFHVFNVIGEKLAKELILPPFVGMWLSSIVLLPVALFLTYKANNDSVLFRSEWYNITWNRLNQRLKKIVKITN from the coding sequence ATGGGTGCCATCGTGCGCAAAGGCGGATTCGGCATGCCTATCCTGATTGCGGTGTTGTATTTTGTGGTCTTCCATGTCTTCAATGTGATTGGTGAAAAACTGGCGAAAGAGCTGATTCTTCCCCCGTTTGTGGGTATGTGGCTGTCGTCGATTGTATTGCTTCCGGTGGCTTTGTTTCTCACCTATAAGGCCAATAACGATTCCGTGCTGTTCAGGAGCGAGTGGTATAACATTACATGGAACAGGCTGAATCAACGACTGAAAAAAATCGTCAAGATTACCAATTGA
- a CDS encoding DUF4349 domain-containing protein, with the protein MKKYFLIRSLLYGSVLFLSFTQCSQKRESKQMDSSAGGFSAPVLESSSGSSPDAATSSPSGSAPSAVKMERKLTKEGTLIWETSDIRKTHAGIVEQAKKLNGYLSSDNQVRDEYQVRTTMELRIPSDKFDTFITDIEKEVNRFDEKNVKVMDVTEEYIDVTARIKTKKELEQHYYDLLKQTKNVSEVLQVEEELNNVRTDIESAEGRLKYLNDRVGMSVLNLSIYETTSAPVGFFGEIGKGFVAGWKGLLYFILGIIRAWPLVLLVFFVLFWFIRRRIRR; encoded by the coding sequence ATGAAAAAGTATTTCTTAATCAGGAGCCTGTTATACGGCTCCGTCCTCTTCCTTTCTTTTACACAGTGCAGTCAAAAAAGGGAAAGCAAACAAATGGATTCCTCTGCCGGAGGATTCTCAGCACCGGTTTTGGAAAGTTCTTCCGGCTCCTCTCCGGATGCTGCAACATCGTCCCCATCCGGGTCTGCCCCATCAGCCGTAAAGATGGAGCGCAAGCTGACAAAAGAAGGCACACTTATCTGGGAAACGTCTGACATCCGAAAAACACATGCCGGAATCGTCGAACAGGCAAAGAAACTCAACGGTTATCTGTCCAGCGACAACCAGGTGCGGGATGAATATCAAGTCAGGACGACGATGGAACTGCGCATCCCTTCCGATAAATTTGACACCTTCATCACCGATATAGAAAAGGAGGTGAACAGATTTGATGAAAAGAATGTCAAGGTAATGGATGTGACGGAGGAGTATATTGACGTGACGGCAAGGATAAAGACGAAGAAAGAACTGGAACAGCATTATTATGACTTATTAAAGCAGACGAAGAATGTGTCAGAGGTGCTGCAGGTGGAGGAAGAGCTCAATAATGTTCGGACAGATATTGAAAGCGCGGAGGGCAGATTGAAATACCTGAATGACCGGGTCGGCATGAGTGTATTGAATCTTAGCATTTATGAAACGACTTCTGCGCCCGTCGGGTTTTTCGGGGAGATTGGAAAAGGTTTCGTGGCAGGATGGAAAGGATTGCTGTATTTCATATTAGGTATCATCCGCGCATGGCCGTTGGTTTTACTGGTGTTTTTCGTACTGTTTTGGTTTATACGAAGAAGGATTCGCAGGTAA
- a CDS encoding RNA-binding S4 domain-containing protein — MDTFEIKDELILLNQLLKVLNWCESGALANAAIEEGLVKVNGQTELRKRNKLTKGAVVEFEGNKVKLV, encoded by the coding sequence ATGGACACCTTTGAAATTAAAGACGAACTCATTTTGCTGAACCAGTTGCTGAAAGTGCTGAACTGGTGCGAAAGCGGAGCGCTGGCGAATGCTGCCATTGAAGAAGGGCTGGTGAAAGTAAACGGCCAAACGGAACTGCGCAAACGCAACAAACTAACCAAAGGCGCGGTGGTGGAATTTGAGGGAAATAAGGTGAAGCTGGTATAA
- a CDS encoding thiol-disulfide oxidoreductase DCC family protein, giving the protein MNSRELDKVVLFDGVCNFCASSVQFIIKHDKTNSLQFASLQSAIGKELLEYYKMPETLEGVVFVENNKAYFKSAAAFRIARYFGGIWRLLLLFSVLPKVVTDFFYDIIARNRYNWFGKKDSCMIPSPEIRSRFLDV; this is encoded by the coding sequence GTGAATAGCCGTGAATTAGATAAGGTGGTATTGTTCGACGGGGTATGTAATTTCTGTGCATCCAGTGTACAGTTTATTATAAAACACGATAAAACAAACTCACTTCAGTTTGCAAGCCTTCAGTCTGCAATCGGAAAAGAATTGCTGGAATATTATAAGATGCCCGAAACACTGGAAGGTGTGGTATTTGTTGAAAACAACAAGGCTTATTTCAAATCCGCAGCTGCCTTTCGGATAGCCCGTTATTTCGGTGGTATCTGGCGACTGCTTCTCCTTTTTTCAGTACTTCCGAAGGTTGTAACGGATTTTTTTTACGATATCATCGCACGTAACCGCTATAATTGGTTTGGCAAGAAAGACAGTTGCATGATACCATCTCCCGAAATCAGGAGCCGTTTCCTGGATGTCTAG
- a CDS encoding glycosyltransferase, producing the protein MKRKAGGKSLRLETFTREDDLPEVHILIPVQNEEKVIGDKLNSILLSAYPKEKIYIHIGLDNCTDSTKNVIESGFSEAVHLVEFSERQGKPSVLNQMVAGQNFKDNALLLLTDANVLFSENTIFELVKYFKDEQVGLVDANIQPKRVTNENENLYWEYENRIKEDETLVYHCITGPSGGCYAIRKSLFTSVPANFLVDDFYIGFSIAVRQYHTLFNKEAVCYEDIITGWKQEFTRKIRIATGNFQNLWRFKKQALNPFGMPGFVFLSHKVLRWKTPFLLLILYYILLLEWTLPVLLLTITLPLLDLLLGVLGAQLKPLRRFHYFLLMNAAVFIGFVRFCIGVKSNIWQPTVRN; encoded by the coding sequence TTGAAAAGAAAGGCAGGCGGTAAATCGCTTCGATTGGAAACATTTACCAGAGAGGACGATTTGCCGGAAGTCCATATCCTTATTCCCGTTCAGAATGAAGAAAAGGTCATTGGGGATAAACTGAACAGCATCCTGCTGTCTGCATATCCCAAAGAGAAGATATACATCCATATAGGATTGGATAACTGCACGGATTCAACGAAAAATGTCATAGAATCGGGGTTTTCTGAGGCTGTCCATCTTGTGGAGTTTTCCGAACGTCAGGGTAAACCTTCGGTATTGAATCAGATGGTTGCCGGTCAGAATTTTAAGGATAATGCCTTGCTGCTCCTGACGGATGCCAATGTACTCTTTTCCGAAAATACCATCTTTGAGCTGGTGAAGTATTTTAAGGACGAACAGGTAGGGTTGGTGGATGCCAACATTCAGCCCAAACGTGTAACGAATGAAAATGAGAACCTGTACTGGGAATATGAGAACAGGATTAAGGAAGATGAAACCCTCGTTTACCACTGTATTACCGGGCCTTCCGGTGGTTGTTACGCCATCCGGAAAAGTCTGTTCACATCGGTGCCTGCCAATTTTTTGGTGGATGATTTCTATATCGGATTTTCCATTGCGGTGCGTCAATATCATACCTTGTTCAATAAGGAGGCGGTGTGCTACGAAGACATCATCACCGGCTGGAAGCAGGAGTTTACCCGCAAAATACGAATCGCTACCGGAAATTTTCAGAACCTGTGGCGCTTTAAGAAACAGGCTTTGAATCCGTTCGGTATGCCGGGTTTTGTTTTTTTATCGCACAAGGTACTGCGCTGGAAAACCCCTTTTCTGCTGCTCATCCTGTATTATATCTTATTGCTGGAGTGGACACTTCCGGTATTGCTGCTGACCATAACCCTGCCGCTGCTGGACCTGCTTTTAGGGGTGTTGGGCGCACAGCTGAAACCACTGCGCCGGTTTCATTATTTCCTGCTGATGAATGCGGCGGTATTCATAGGTTTTGTCCGGTTTTGCATCGGCGTAAAAAGCAATATCTGGCAGCCTACCGTCAGGAATTGA
- a CDS encoding energy transducer TonB, with the protein MIQKKKKDFIKKHEYPGGRKAFQEFIKSHLTYPENARKNRVEGDVFLEYQVGFDGQVSHVKVLKGIGAGCDEEAVRILKLLKFAPQKNHGVRIISTHKIKMHFQLPKETEKKAVQIRYAVPVKAADKKKTGKSGYSYTLKF; encoded by the coding sequence ATGATTCAGAAAAAGAAGAAAGATTTTATCAAAAAGCATGAGTATCCGGGCGGCAGGAAAGCCTTTCAGGAATTTATTAAATCGCATTTGACCTACCCGGAAAATGCCCGGAAAAACAGGGTTGAAGGTGATGTGTTTTTAGAGTATCAGGTGGGATTTGACGGGCAGGTATCACATGTAAAAGTACTAAAAGGGATTGGTGCAGGATGTGATGAAGAGGCTGTCAGAATCCTGAAATTGTTGAAATTCGCGCCGCAGAAGAACCACGGAGTCAGAATTATTTCCACCCATAAAATCAAGATGCATTTTCAACTGCCGAAAGAGACAGAAAAGAAAGCAGTTCAAATCCGGTATGCTGTTCCTGTTAAAGCTGCTGATAAAAAGAAAACAGGAAAAAGTGGTTACTCTTACACCCTAAAATTCTAG
- a CDS encoding LptF/LptG family permease, producing MLKRVDRVVLGSFIVPLIITFGLTTFIFMMQFLWKYIDDIVGKGLETSLLLKLVGLFSLTIVPMALPLAILLASTMVIGTLGENSELTAYKAGGLSLIRTMGSLIVFTVFLAAAAFYFSNTLLPQVHLRFYSLLYDIRKQKPALDIKEGVFYRGISGFALKIQHKDPDNKTLYGIIVYDHSQGRGNDNVVLADKGDIALNNTGDHLILTLYNGKQYQDVRKRAGGSPDDVPEQTVMEFKQWRKVFDLREFKMTRTDQSLFKTNFIMFSASQLLQEADSLKRDMLKRVEDISKNNSVYLSSLKPSIDTLKPIDTVHYSKVNIRNVFKRNITRSCLSVTTGNVQGLINNTNASESQLAFKQLNYVNYYCEMYRKFSLSFACLVLLFCRRCHGCHRAQRRIRHAYPDCGVVFCGLPCLQCDW from the coding sequence ATGTTAAAGCGGGTAGACAGAGTAGTATTAGGAAGTTTCATCGTTCCACTGATCATCACCTTTGGACTGACCACCTTTATCTTTATGATGCAGTTTCTATGGAAATACATCGACGATATTGTCGGAAAAGGCCTGGAGACATCGTTGCTGCTGAAACTGGTCGGGCTCTTCTCCCTGACGATAGTACCCATGGCGTTGCCATTAGCCATTCTGCTGGCCTCAACCATGGTCATCGGGACACTCGGTGAAAACAGTGAGCTTACGGCCTATAAGGCAGGCGGGTTGTCGTTAATCAGAACGATGGGCAGCCTGATTGTGTTTACCGTTTTTCTGGCAGCTGCCGCCTTTTATTTTTCCAATACCTTGCTGCCGCAGGTGCATCTGAGGTTCTATTCCCTGCTCTATGATATCCGGAAACAGAAACCGGCGCTGGATATAAAAGAAGGCGTTTTTTACCGCGGAATTTCCGGGTTTGCCCTGAAAATCCAGCACAAGGACCCTGACAACAAGACACTGTACGGAATCATAGTATATGACCATTCACAGGGCAGGGGCAACGACAACGTCGTGCTGGCAGATAAAGGAGACATTGCCCTGAACAATACGGGAGATCATCTGATATTAACCTTATACAACGGAAAACAATACCAGGATGTGCGAAAGAGGGCCGGAGGATCTCCGGACGACGTACCGGAACAGACCGTGATGGAATTTAAGCAATGGAGAAAAGTCTTTGACTTAAGGGAATTTAAAATGACAAGAACTGACCAGTCCCTGTTTAAAACAAACTTCATCATGTTCAGTGCTTCGCAGTTGCTGCAGGAGGCGGATTCCTTAAAGAGAGATATGCTGAAGCGTGTCGAAGATATCAGTAAGAACAATTCCGTTTATTTATCATCCCTGAAACCTTCGATAGATACCCTCAAGCCGATAGATACCGTTCATTATTCAAAAGTCAATATCCGGAATGTCTTTAAGAGAAACATCACCCGTAGTTGTTTGTCTGTCACCACCGGTAATGTGCAGGGGCTGATCAACAATACCAATGCATCGGAGAGCCAACTTGCTTTCAAGCAGCTGAATTATGTCAATTACTATTGTGAGATGTATAGGAAATTCAGCCTCTCCTTCGCCTGCCTGGTCCTGTTGTTTTGTCGGCGGTGCCATGGGTGCCATCGTGCGCAAAGGCGGATTCGGCATGCCTATCCTGATTGCGGTGTTGTATTTTGTGGTCTTCCATGTCTTCAATGTGATTGGTGA
- a CDS encoding YebC/PmpR family DNA-binding transcriptional regulator: MGRAFEYRKAAKFARWDRMAKAFTRAGREIAMAVKEGGTSPDTNANLRRAIQNAKAAQMPKDRIEAAIKRASSKDDKGFAIVVYEGMGPHATALVIETATDNPTRTVANLRTILNKNGGSMGTQGMHDFIFERKGVFKIKADGIDMDELELELIDAGLDSLEKDEENHLLIYTKFADFGSMQKALEDRNIEVISAELHRIPSIHKELNETETDDVLELIDKLEQDDDVQNVFHNLA; encoded by the coding sequence ATGGGACGCGCGTTTGAATATCGTAAAGCAGCAAAATTTGCCCGTTGGGACCGGATGGCGAAAGCCTTTACCAGAGCCGGAAGAGAAATAGCGATGGCCGTGAAAGAGGGAGGGACCAGCCCGGATACCAATGCGAATTTGCGCAGAGCCATACAGAATGCGAAAGCGGCACAGATGCCGAAAGACAGGATAGAAGCGGCTATCAAACGGGCTTCTTCCAAGGACGATAAGGGTTTTGCCATAGTGGTATATGAAGGAATGGGGCCGCATGCTACCGCACTGGTCATTGAAACCGCCACCGACAACCCTACCCGTACCGTGGCGAACCTGCGCACCATCCTGAATAAAAACGGCGGTTCTATGGGAACCCAGGGCATGCACGATTTCATTTTTGAACGGAAAGGGGTTTTTAAAATAAAAGCGGATGGTATAGATATGGATGAACTCGAGTTGGAATTGATTGACGCCGGTCTGGACAGTCTCGAAAAAGACGAAGAGAATCATTTGCTCATCTATACCAAATTTGCAGACTTCGGTTCGATGCAAAAAGCGCTGGAAGACCGGAATATCGAAGTAATCAGTGCGGAGCTGCACCGCATTCCGTCCATTCATAAAGAGTTGAACGAAACGGAAACGGATGATGTGCTCGAGCTGATAGACAAACTCGAGCAGGATGACGATGTTCAGAACGTCTTCCACAACCTGGCATAA
- a CDS encoding YdeI/OmpD-associated family protein: MTPIFFRTPLLFREWLEKNHENETELLVGFYKVNSGKQSMTWSQSVDQAICFGWIDGVKHSIDNCSYQIRFTPRKKSSIWSAVNIKKVETLTEQGLMTKPGLESFRHRTESRSKLYAFENEEVKFSPELEKLFKANKAAWDYFQSLAQTYRKLSSNWVMSAKQETTRMKRLHELIADSELRTNKWKHNKYNRK; the protein is encoded by the coding sequence ATGACACCAATATTCTTCCGAACACCATTGTTATTTAGGGAGTGGTTAGAAAAAAACCATGAGAACGAAACTGAATTACTGGTTGGTTTTTACAAAGTAAATTCAGGCAAACAATCTATGACCTGGTCCCAGTCGGTTGATCAGGCAATTTGTTTCGGCTGGATTGACGGTGTCAAACATTCCATTGACAATTGCAGTTATCAAATACGTTTTACACCAAGAAAAAAATCAAGCATCTGGAGTGCGGTAAACATAAAAAAGGTTGAAACATTGACAGAGCAAGGGCTTATGACAAAACCAGGGCTGGAGAGTTTCAGGCACCGAACCGAAAGCAGATCAAAGCTATATGCTTTTGAAAACGAAGAGGTAAAGTTTTCGCCTGAACTTGAAAAATTATTTAAAGCGAATAAAGCAGCCTGGGACTATTTTCAATCTCTTGCACAAACTTACAGGAAACTTTCTTCCAATTGGGTAATGAGTGCAAAACAAGAAACAACAAGAATGAAAAGACTTCATGAACTTATTGCTGACAGTGAATTAAGGACGAATAAATGGAAACATAATAAATACAACAGGAAATGA
- a CDS encoding HNH endonuclease, producing MTTHQHYIQYHNADRLGNYPTPKTDFKTSIDLLTFDNSVKYEAQFYTSKKLVEKAVGQFCFLIVGKTEKIKKYYLWSYFRIDDFTKDQNKYYNVNGTGFDFQKPILLNELDNFTDFRNFCGNFGIGFQNIDKHIFCSTLISLADQTKLDIPTNTNVPNIADDLKLALKLLNEKMQNVSPEKRMAEVEQTLRKDKQIVDLFKKVNKYKCQFPDCDSLVMTADGTNYVEVAHIKPVNQGGQSILGNIIVLCPNHHKEFDYGVLKIDVQTENLLQGQLNGKTFQIDTE from the coding sequence ATGACGACACACCAACACTACATACAGTACCATAACGCAGACAGATTAGGTAATTATCCGACACCTAAAACTGACTTCAAAACCAGCATTGACTTGTTGACGTTTGACAACAGCGTTAAATATGAAGCACAGTTTTACACTTCGAAAAAACTTGTAGAAAAAGCAGTTGGACAGTTTTGTTTTTTAATCGTTGGTAAGACAGAAAAAATCAAAAAATATTATTTGTGGTCATACTTTAGAATTGATGACTTTACAAAAGACCAAAATAAATATTACAACGTAAACGGGACTGGTTTTGACTTTCAGAAACCTATTTTACTAAATGAGCTTGACAACTTTACGGACTTTAGAAATTTTTGCGGGAATTTTGGTATTGGTTTTCAAAATATTGACAAACACATTTTCTGTTCGACCTTAATTTCATTGGCAGACCAAACCAAACTCGACATTCCGACAAATACAAATGTTCCAAACATTGCGGACGACTTAAAGCTTGCACTAAAACTACTTAACGAAAAAATGCAAAATGTTAGTCCAGAGAAAAGAATGGCAGAAGTTGAGCAGACTTTGCGTAAGGACAAACAAATTGTTGACCTATTCAAAAAAGTAAATAAATATAAATGTCAGTTTCCAGATTGCGACTCGTTAGTAATGACAGCAGACGGAACGAATTATGTTGAAGTTGCCCATATAAAACCAGTTAATCAAGGCGGACAAAGTATTCTTGGAAACATAATAGTTTTGTGTCCAAATCATCATAAAGAATTTGACTACGGTGTTTTAAAAATAGACGTGCAAACGGAAAATTTATTACAAGGACAGTTGAACGGAAAGACCTTTCAAATCGATACAGAATGA
- a CDS encoding VOC family protein, giving the protein MAIPTQYQTVIPYLLLKDVLGFLDFVRELFDAEIVHRHMHDDTHVAHAEIKIGNATIMCGTSNEEWPPMHSSLFIYVEDADISYQKALTLGASGVMELSNQDYGRTCGVKDMYGNTWWITSV; this is encoded by the coding sequence ATGGCCATTCCAACACAATACCAGACCGTGATACCCTATCTGTTGCTGAAAGATGTGTTAGGGTTTCTGGATTTCGTACGCGAATTATTCGATGCAGAAATCGTACACCGGCATATGCACGATGACACCCATGTGGCGCATGCAGAAATTAAGATAGGCAACGCCACCATCATGTGCGGAACCTCCAATGAGGAATGGCCGCCCATGCATTCCAGTCTGTTCATCTATGTGGAAGACGCGGATATATCTTATCAAAAGGCATTGACACTGGGCGCCTCCGGCGTCATGGAACTCAGCAACCAGGATTATGGCAGAACCTGCGGCGTGAAAGATATGTACGGAAACACCTGGTGGATCACATCTGTCTAA